The Candidatus Zixiibacteriota bacterium region AACATTTAACAAATTGTTCCTATGGGAAAATTCCTCTCTCTTTATAGACCTTCTCCAAACGAGAGAGTGCTACCACATAAGCGGCTGTTCGCAAATCGACAAAGTATTCCCGAGCGGCACGATGCACTTTTTCATAAGCGTAAACGATTTTTTTCTGCAATTTAGCGTCGATTTCCTCAAGTTCGCAAAATTCACTTCGTTTGTTCTGAAGCCATTCGAAGTAGCTGACAATTACACCACCGGAATTGCAAAGGATATCCGGGATTAAATCTATTCTTTTTTCTTGAAGAATCTTATCACCATCGATATCAGTAGGGCCGTTGGCTCCTTCCGCAACAAGTTTAACATTTAACCAAGGCGCTGTTTCTGCTGTAATTTGATTTTCCATAGCGGCTGGTATAAAGATATCAGCCTTTGTGCGCATGAATGTTTCATGGTCGATATTTTCAGTTTTTGAGAAACCCTTAACTCCTCCATGCTTTTTAATATAATCTGTGAGTTCATCAGCATCGATGCCCTTGAGATTAGTGACCGCTCCGGTAGCATCCTCAACAGCCAACAACTTAGAACCATGTGTTTTTAGTAATCGAGCCACCCAGGAGCCAACATTACCAAATCCCTGGATAATGTATGTAGCTTCTCCAATGTCAAAATTGTGATCTTTAGCCCAAGCCTCGATTGTGAAAACGATGCCTTGTCCGGTTGCCTTTTCACGTCCCTGACTGCCGCCAGCTTCAATCGGTTTGCCTGTTACCACATGTTTGCATCTCTGCCTTTCGTGTGGCGGTATAGTCGATAAATACGTATCGAGAATCCAAGCCATTATCTGGGCATTTGTATTTACATCAGGCGCTGGAATATCATATTCGGGCCCGATGTTGTTGCCCAGAGCAAAGGTGAATCGACGAGTAATCCGTTCAAGTTCTTTAAACGCATACTTTGAAGGATCAAGCTGGATTCCTCCCTTAGCGCCGCCAAAGGGGATATCAGCAATAGCGCTCTTCCAGGTCATCCAGGCAGCAAGGGCACGCACTTCATCAATATCAACCATCGGATGATATCGTAACCCACCTTTATAGGGGCCAAGTATATCGTTATGCTGTACCCGGTATCCGGAAAACACTTCGATTCGTCCATCGTCCATTTTTACAGGGAAATGGATTGTGATTTCGTTGTTAGTTGTTTGAAGGATTTTTTGTATATCAGGATCGAGATTTATTAAATCCGCAGCCTTATTGAACTGTTT contains the following coding sequences:
- a CDS encoding Glu/Leu/Phe/Val dehydrogenase, which gives rise to MPEKKPSLFNNVVKQFNKAADLINLDPDIQKILQTTNNEITIHFPVKMDDGRIEVFSGYRVQHNDILGPYKGGLRYHPMVDIDEVRALAAWMTWKSAIADIPFGGAKGGIQLDPSKYAFKELERITRRFTFALGNNIGPEYDIPAPDVNTNAQIMAWILDTYLSTIPPHERQRCKHVVTGKPIEAGGSQGREKATGQGIVFTIEAWAKDHNFDIGEATYIIQGFGNVGSWVARLLKTHGSKLLAVEDATGAVTNLKGIDADELTDYIKKHGGVKGFSKTENIDHETFMRTKADIFIPAAMENQITAETAPWLNVKLVAEGANGPTDIDGDKILQEKRIDLIPDILCNSGGVIVSYFEWLQNKRSEFCELEEIDAKLQKKIVYAYEKVHRAAREYFVDLRTAAYVVALSRLEKVYKERGIFP